The genomic stretch TTGTCTCTTTAGAGAgtcctctgtcacatccagaGCTTTATTAAGTCTCAGCCAATAGTCAAAGGGGTGCTCGTCAGGATGGGGCACAGTAGCATAAAAATCAGCTAAGGGCAAGCTGTAGGACATAGTATCACTAAAGTGTTGCTTCAGTAACTCAAAAATGGGCTCAGGTCCTTCACGCAGATTCAAAACTGGCTTACTGCGTATGCCCACTTTAACCACTTCATGTGCCCTCCCCACAAGCTTAGATACTACTTCATCAGCTTGTTCAGCCACAGGGATgcccttctttttcaaataGGATAACATCATGACTTCCCACTCTTGGACTGAACATGAGTCATGATCCCCTGTAAAACTCACAGGTTCTTTAACATCAGGGCGAACAATGACATTTAACATTGCAGACTCATTAGCTGTACCCCCAACTACTCCTGAACACAGTGTATTATTAAGGCGGGTTTCAATGCAAGATGCAATACTTTCACCAATAGAAATTCCAATCTGTGAAGCTATATCACCCAAACGTTTATCATTAACATCACTTTGTGGTGCATCAAAAGTGTCATTAACATTTCCACCCAAACCTGCATAACTTGGTATTGGTGAGGATGAATCTGGAGTGTACAAAAGCACACCTCTCCCTCTAGCAGCTGCAGGCATAGGGGTAAACCCTCTCCCCCTACCAAAAAAATTGCCTGCCATACTCAACACTTtaccaacaacagcaaaaaacagtcaaaaataacaaaaaaataaagcacatacAACTCAAATACAGGGGAACAAAAGCATCCCCATCAGGTCAACAAAGTAGAACAGGGCAACAGAAATCatccacaaaataaatacactcaaAATAGTTGCGTCTCAAAACGCCCCTCCTTCACTGAGGtagagagagcaaaaaaaatttGCGGTCAATGGCGACAGTGCTGCCACTcataaaaccacaaacagcTCCAAACAACGGTACAAAGGGTTAAAAATAGCTTTGCATTTACTAAACAAATTACCGCCACACCGCCAAAGCGGTAAAGAGTCCACACAGCTGTCCCGAATCTGAGGCACTTCCGAAGCGAGCGGCTCCAGGAAGTAGACGCAGCCCCGGTACTCCGATGCGAGCGCTCCGGGAAGTAGACTCAGCCCGCGCCGACGCAGCTGAAGAACGGGTCACGGCACCAGTGTAACCGTGCTGAACTTGGCCGTGTATTAATTCAGCTCGGTCCAAATAATCATAACCCAGTTCTGTGTTTCCATTCGTCGTATAGTTTGTGTCTGCGTTGTGTTCAATGACAATCAGGAGACAGGATGAGATGAATGCTGACTTTATCTGCCTGCATGAAACGGAACATGTACTGGTCAGAATCATGGGCTCATCATCGGGTACAGCACCTCGTGCTCTTCTCCCATACACTGGCACGAGGTCtaatacatttatattgaaataaaatacaatatcatgaaataaataCCTGCATGAAACGGAACATGTACTGGTCAGAATCATGGGCTCATCATCGGGTACAGCACCTTACAAGGAATGGCATTTTCCATTAACATCAGGCTAGCGAACTTTTCCAACTGTGTGTTATAATGTTATTAATCTCATCAAAGGTACAATATGCAACTCATTAGTGTCCTGGTTGCTATAAGTACATATTACAGTTAGCCAGTGATCATATATGAACATACAGCAATAATACACAACATTTTCCACAGTGCTAATATCAGCGAACCCACCTCGTGCTCTTCTCCCATACACTGGCAACGAGGTTCCTGTGTCCACTACCCTTATCGCGGCTAACCACCAAGAGATGGCGCCGTTTCACCCGCTATGcataaacccaaaatgaaaaataatgacaagtgGAATCCAATACAATATTAACTGTACACGTGCAGTGGTGAGTGCAGGGAGCCGGCCAACCAGTGTGAAAGTGAGAACTATAGTAATATAGTATGTGCCATAAACCAGCAGCTGATATTTCTGGGTCACTTATCTGCAGGGAGCTGCTTGCACTGTTCTAACCCGTCAGCTTGTTATGTAATACATTGGCCTGGTTTACCCTATATACTCACACTGTCTGTAATTTTCCACTCAGCCTATGTATCTCACAGGTTACCTGTGATTGTAGGTGCAACTGACAGGATTCGAAGCAGGAATTTCTCA from Archocentrus centrarchus isolate MPI-CPG fArcCen1 chromosome 20, fArcCen1, whole genome shotgun sequence encodes the following:
- the LOC115799028 gene encoding uncharacterized protein LOC115799028; this encodes MAGNFFGRGRGFTPMPAAARGRGVLLYTPDSSSPIPSYAGLGGNVNDTFDAPQSDVNDKRLGDIASQIGISIGESIASCIETRLNNTLCSGVVGGTANESAMLNVIVRPDVKEPVSFTGDHDSCSVQEWEVMMLSYLKKKGIPVAEQADEVVSKLVGRAHEVVKVGIRSKPVLNLREGPEPIFELLKQHFSDTMSYSLPLADFYATVPHPDEHPFDYWLRLNKALDVTEDSLKRQNKAFDYLSRDLAAMFIQNCPDPELSLIFKCRQLKEWTVAEIHEKLVEHCRARKRLSKHSVTNVLPSQQQEVTTSMQRATLTSAIVPAAAVVSPPAGQAAESSPDRLDQVITLLERVLEQQPQQYRFQSKFNVRTQRDQPMKVKPVVPCAVCSDDGHTTQYHCRSNRLCFNCFAPDHVRVECPGAVVRKARGAKQGAQPQEN